CTTTGCGCCTGTAGCAAGGAGGCGCTGCTCTGTTGTTCGGCATTCTGTGCATCCTGCTGCTGGTGTTGTTCCTGCACCTGCTGTTGTTGCTGTTGGGTCTGTGTCGTTTGCAGTTTGGTCTGCGCTTCCTTGTATCCCTGCACTGCCGCCGCATTGGAAGGGTCGATCTGTACGACCTGCGAGTAATACGACATCTGCTGCTGCGGATCGTTCGTGGAAAGCGCCTGGTTCATCAGGCCTGCAACCTTGGACTTATTCTTCTCGTCGTCGGCTTCTTTCTTCGCGCTCGCCTGTTGTTGCGCCAGAATCATGGTTTCGGCTGCGGAGGGCGGCGCGGCTGCCGCTTGTGTGACAGCAGGAGGGGTTGGTGGCGGCGGCGGAGGAGCCGATTTGGCCGCCATGCCGAAGGTCTTCGGCAGTGTGACAGCACTGACCTTCTGCAGATCGAGCCGGTCCAACGCGTTCGGTAAGACAACCGTCATCGATCCGGCGGAGAGCTTTGCGCCCTGTGCTGCGTTTGCACTCTCTGCCCGGGTATCCGTGAAGACTGAGGTCAGGTTGCCGCCAACCCAAACCGCAATCGTGCGTCCGGAAATGATGACGGTCTGGTCTACCGCCTTCGTCGTCGTTGTTGGAGGACGCTTTACAAGCGGGTCAATGGTGCCCGCAAACGGTCCCAGGCCGATCGAGTAGCCGCCGGAAAGCTGTCCGGGAGTATTCCGTAACAGGATGGATGAGAAACCTGTCCCCGGTTTGTTATTTCCTGTGACAGAGGCGCTGATCTGTACGATCGCATCTTCCATCATGGTTCCGTTCTCAAGTCCGCCGGGACCGCTCTCTCCGTGAATGCGGCCGCTATCTACCTTCCAGGCGGCATCATGCGATTTTGTGGTGCCTCCCGCCATTCCAAACGAGAAGGTCTTCTGCAGGGCGTGTCCCATACCTTCTTTTGCGTCCGCTGCACGTGAGACGCTCTTCCATCCATTCAGGTCGTTGCCATTGAAGAGCGAGCTCAGATTGAGTGGGGTGACCTTGATGTTACGGACCTGAAATTGCCCGTTGCCCTTGGCTTCGAAGCCGATGTATCCAGCGCGGCTTCCAAGATTCCCCGGACTCGCGGTGATAACGTCATCGATCCGGACACGAAGCTTACCGTGAGTGGCCTCGATCTGAACCCGATGCCATCCCGACGGAATAATGGAGATGGAAGAACGATCCAGATCTTCCACGCCTCCCACGCCGGCTGCGTTGTTGGTGTTGTCGAGATCGATCGTGAGACCGCCGTTGTTCTCGCTGGTCGTCCACAGACGAAGCTTTGCGCCGACAGGTGTGACGATGTTGTACTCAAACTGCAAGTTGATATCGGCGAAAGGAACTGCCGTCAGTGCATGCCGATCGCCGGTCCCGGTTCCCGACAGCGTGCCGCCGTTCGTCGTCCATGTTCCTTGCGTGTTCCAGCCTTGGAGCGAAGTTCCATTGAAAAGGCTTAGCGGTGTCTGACCAACTGCAGAACCCGCCGTGCTCAAACCAAGTAGACCAACTGCCAGCAACGTCACGATCTTCACTGCGATACCTCCTCGGGCTGCTCTGATTGCGCAGCCTCGAGACTTTCTTCGTTCTGCGCATCCGGATGCTCAACCGAGAAGAGAAGCTCTGTCTTCTGGTCCGCGTCTACGGAGAGATCCAGATGAATCCGCGAGCCTGGACTCACATCTTCCGTAAGCAGGATCCCCGCAAGCGGCGACAACACCTCGCGCTGCATCACGCGGCCGGCCGGACGAGCTCCGTACTCTGGGTCATAGGAGAGACCTGCGAGAAATTCGATAGCGCTGTCTGTTGCTTCCAGGTGCAGTTCCCGATCATCCTGCAGCTTTTTGTCCAGCTTCCGGAGGTGTGTCTCGACAATGCGTCGCAGTTCCTCCATGCCCAGTGGATGGAAGGGAATGACCTGCCCGATCCGGTTATAGAGCTCGGGACGCAGGTTGGCTTTGACCGTCTCGAGGATGATCTTCTCGCGCAGTTGATTGTCCTCGCCGGCGACCATGGACTCTCGCACCCCCAGGTTCGAGGTGAAGAGCACAACCGTATTGGTAAAGTCGCAGAAGCGTCCCTTGGCATCGGTCAGTCTGCCTTCATCAAGCACGCCAAGCAACAGATCGAGAATCGCGGGATGTCCTTTCTCCACCTCGTCGAAGAGGACGATGGAGTAAGGAGCGCGGCGTACCTGCTCTGTCAGGAAGCCACCTTCGTCCGAGCCGACCAGGCCAGGCCGTGACCCAATCAGCCCGGCGGCCGATGAGGCGTCCTTATACTCGCCCATATCGATGCGGATCAACGCGCTCTCATCGTCGAAGAGTGACTCCGCCAGTGCCTTGGCCAGTTCTGTCTTGCCGACACCTGTCGGGCCTACAAAGAGGAACGATGCAGGCGAGCGTTTGAGCTGCAGGTCGGTACGCATGCGCCGTGCCGCTTCAGAGACAGCATGAATCGCTTCCGATTGACCATAAACGCGCTCTGCCAGGCGATCTTCCAGGTGTACGAGCCGTTCCCGCTCGCTCTCCAGCATGCGGGAGGCCGGTACTCCTGAACGCTCAGCAACAACTTCAGCGATATGTTCCGGAAGAACTTTGTCGGCAATCAATGTGTTTTCGCTGGCGCTTTCACGCGAGAGCTGTAGCTTCTGTTCCAGATCATCCCGCTGTTCTTCCAGGTGCTTGAGTGTGCCATAGCGAATCTCAGCGGCTCTGGTGACATCGCCTACACCTTCCGCGGAGGCAAGCAGGCGGCGCTGTTCCTCGATTGCCTGTGCCGTCCGCCCCAGTTCAATGCGCGCTGAGCGCTGCTTCTCCCATGCATCGGCATCGGCGGCGATCTTCGGTTCCAGCGCGGCGATCTCGGATTCGAGCTCTGTTATCTGCCGGCTTTGTGCGGCCGAAGGGCGGGGAAGCGACCGCAGCGTCTCCAGTTCGGCTCGTTTGCGGGTCAGCAGGCGCTCCTGCTGATCGAGCGCAGTCGGCCGCGATTCCAATTGCATCCGCAACCGCGCCGTGGCTGCATCGATCACATCGATTGCCTTGTCCGGCAGGAAGCGGTCACGCATGTAGCGGCGTGAAAGTTTAATTGCGGCATGAAGCGCCTCGTCGGTAAGGTCAACCCCATGGAAGATGGCATAGCGCTCACGGATACCGCGCAGGATATAGACCATGGACTCATCGGTCGGCTCACCGACCTGCACCCGCTCAAACCGCCGTGCCAGGGCACCGTCCTTTTCGATCCGTTCTCGGTACTCGTCGAAGGTGGTGGCTCCCACACAGCGCAGCTCTCCGCGGGCGAGCGCGGGCTTCAGAATATTGGCTGCGTCCATGCCGCCCTCGGTTCCACCGGCTCCGACAAGCTGATGGATCTCATCGAGGAAGAGGATGATCTCGCCCTTGCGCAGGCGAACCTCATCGACGACGGCTTTAATCCGCTCCTCAAATTCACCACGGTACTTCGCTCCGGCGACAAGTCCCATCAGGTCGAGGGCGACGACGCGGCAGCGCTTCATGCTTTCGGGCACATCCTGGGAGGCAATGCGGATAGCAAGCGCTTCGACAATAGCAGTCTTGCCCGTTCCAGGATCGCCAACCAGGACCGGATTCGACTTCGTCTTACGCAACAGCGTCTGGATCAGTTGGCGCACCTCTTCGTCACGGCCGAAGACCGGCATAAGTTCACCGGCCGCCGCAGCGGCTGTGAGGTCGCGCCCAAACCGGTCAAGCATCTTCGTGCCGCTCTCAAGATCGCTCCTGGAGGGCTGCTGGTTCACGGTTGCCTGAGCACGTGAAGATGTCGAAGCGGGAGCCACGGTTCCGCGAATGTCTTCGAGCGTAATGCCGGCTTTACGAAAGTCGCTCCGCAGGTCGTTGTGTCCTGTTGCTAGAGCTGCTTCGAGGACATCGATTGGCTCTGCCGAAGGACGTCGATGACTATCGGCGATCTTGAAGGATTCCGCCAGCAACGTACGCAATGTCTGCGACGCAAGCGGCCTGCGACCGGATTCAAGTGTCTGCTGCGAGAGCTGGTCGGCGCGGCGCGACAGGGCATCGAGCAGAAGCGTGAGGTTGATCTGCTTTTGCAGCAGAACCTGCTTCAGGCTGCCATCTTCTGTATCGATCAGACGAAGCAGCAGGTGCTCGGGTTGAATCAGTGCTTGCCGTCTATCTTCGGCCAATAACCGGGCGCCGGCGAGACCTGACTCCATCTCATCGGACAGCTTGCTTAGATCGAGTGCCATCTTCCCTCCGTTTCCCGTTTATTCCAAACGCCGGCGACGCGGACGTTCATTCACTTCCGATGAGTTGGGCATGCTGTCTCGCGGCATCCACGGCGGCTGGACGTCGATCGCGTCATCGGCGAGCGGCTGGATGGGCGTTACAGATTTGCGATGATTGGCCGGAATCGGCGCCGCGCGACGGTAACTCTCTACCGGAGCCGCAGTGGCTGCCACCATTGCAGGTTCTCTGGGGAGATCTGTACGGTCGATGCCACGAGCTTCCGGTGATTCGCGATTGCCGGCGTAGAAGCGATGACGTGTGAACAGCAGCGCCGTATGCACGGTGTGATACGAGGGAACCGTCACACGCAGATCGGTGATGGTGGGCACATCCGGCGCCTCGAAATCGATCTCGATGTTGAACTGTTCATCCAGCTTGGCTTCGCCTGAGAGGATCAGGCTTTCACGGCGGAAGCCGGAGCCCTCGTTGATGCGGATCTCGGCTCCGATCGTAATTCCTCGCAGCCACGGCTTATTGCGGTCACCGACCAGGATCAGGCGATAGCGGTCGCGGCCCTCGAGCCGCAGGTTCGAGAAGAAGATGGTCATCTCGTCCGCGATGCCCTGAACACGAGCCGGCCGAGCTGCAAGACGATAGAGAACCTTTCCGCCGCGATCGAAGATGAAGTTCGCACTCTCGATCGCCGTGCTCTTCCTGAAGTCGATGTACTTGCCTTCGAGCGCGAGCTCCAGCTTTTCAAGGTTCAGCAGCGATTGCAGTGATTTCTTGATCTCGATGGCGAGATTCGCATCGAGCTTGATGGTGCGGCCCTGCTGCAGCATGTGTTTCTGCAGCTCGAGCAGGCCAAGGAACTCGCTCTCTCCGGTCTCGCGCAGCGTGTCATAGTACTGCTGCATGCCAGTGGCGATGTCGAAGAAGATCGCTGCCGAGTGCAGCATGCGGCGCACGCGGCTGAAGAAACGGTCCGGCGGCTGGGTGCGGTCCAGAAGATCATAGGCCGTATTCTGCAGCTCAAGCACCATGCGTTCCGCAAACTGGATGGAGTCGCGGTCTACCTCTGTCTCAAGCCCGCGTTCGGTGAAGATCACCATAAACTCGCGCATAGCGCGATGGAGTTCCGCATACGCAGAGGCGAGACGGTTGATGCTCTCAACGATACGGCGCGCTCCACTCATCAACTCTGAGTGGGCGGCGAGAGTGATACAGGAAGGGATGAACTGCGGGTCGGCCTCAAACATCATGCCGGTCGCAGGCCGGCGGATGCGAGCGACGGCGACACTTTGTTGTAGCTCTGCTGCAGTGACATCGAGTGCGATACGGAAGCTCGGTACACGCTCCGTCCGCATCTGGGGATTGAACGAATCCGCCGCGCCATCTGTCTTGAGCCGTTCCGAAGGATTGCTGACCACGTATACGACGGCCTCCGCAACCCCGGCAAGTTCCTCTTTATTGAAACGCGTGCTGATGCTCCCAACCGCATCCAGATCAATCACAATGCCTGAAGGGCTGATTCCACGGACACGAGAAACGGAGATATCCAGGGCCTCGGCGGTTTCGTGCAGCGCGACTTCAGGATCGAAACGTGAGGTTCCGAGGTCGGTCTCGGGCAGACGAATACCGCCGCCGATCAGTCCGTAGCCTGGAGTGAGGTAGCGAACGCCCCAGGAGACAAGGGATTCGAGATAGCGCTCCTGGCGGAGAAAGTGCTCGGGCGTGAGCAGCATTCCGTGTTCCCAGTTAACAGAGCGAAGGGTCAACGTGCTATCGGTCTCAGGTCGAATGTCATGCATGGCTAGCTCCGGACCATGTCTCTTGTGCGGCGGAAGTATGTTCCGCGCGGACATGTGTTGGTAGATCGGGTGTGGCATCCAGTGCCATACCCATGTGAGTGTTGATACCGAGGCGGGCATTGTGTTGGGCAAAGCCCAGGCGAGGTGCTTGCCGAAGATCCTCAACCAGCCAGCGAACCTCAAAGATCGTTGAAACAGGAAGAATCAGATCAAGGACGCGCCGTAGAAGGGTGCGTCCTTCCGTGGTCTCCTCAAACCGCTCATAATCCACCAGCGTGGCCGGGCCGACTTCAACCTGCAGCACCGCCAGGTCCTCGGCTCCATCGCCAAGAAGCAGATCCATACCGAGCCGCGAGGCGCGATAACCCAGTCGAGAAAGCACTTCTTTTGGGAGAATGCTCTGCGATGGACGATAGGAGAGGGAATTGACTCTCAGACCAAGCAATACCTCAAGCAGAAAACAGCATCCATTCTCGGAGCACGAGAGCTGCGGGATTTGCGCAACAACCGATGCAAGTGGATACCATGTCGTGCGCGGCCAGAGCTCGGCATCGATACCGAACAGCGATAGCCAGCGAGCACACGCATCTGGAGCATCCGGTCCAATCCGGAACAGGGGCGCGCCTTCATAGAACCAGTGCCTTAGTTTCTCGAGCGGGTCGTCAACAACCTGCAATATCTCCCGCGTGCCGGCCTCACGTTCTCCGCCGGAGTCCCACATGCCTGTCGGCAGCGCATGGACAAAGCCCGTGCCGGAGACATCCAGCTCGACCGGCGTGCCCGGTGTCAGTGGAGTTCCTGGCGCGGGAGCCTGGCGCACAATGGTCCCTGCCGGAGTTGCCTGCAGGCCGACACGGCGTAACGTAATCCGCTGCGGGCTTACTCCCCGCGCCTGCAATGAGAGCAGCGCAGAGTCCAGGGAGTGCCGGTGAGCATGATTGCCGGTAACAAAGTTTGGCATCAACCGGACTGGCGATGTGTGTGCTAGTTCTTCCATACGAACTGCACCTCCAGTTCCAGCCCCTGTACCAGCCGTGATCGAAGCGATGTCTCTACCTGCGACCGCAGCATCGGTAACTCGATCTCCGGCTTATCAAATGCTTGGGTGTCCAACGTGAGCAGCAGTCGCTCCACCCTGCGCAACCCGCCTTCGCGACGCTCCAAACCGGAGCTGATGGAGGCCGCCACGATTCTGCGGTCGAGAGCAAGGGCAGAGGTTTCGAGGTCAGTGCGTGTCACGATGCGGCCGCGAGTCAGCAAAGCATCGGCAAACCGGCGCTCCGCACTGGCAAGACTCTCTACGTTGGCTCCGCCGGCAGCCGCAGTGAATGGTGCGAGCCGGATGCCGGTCATGGCTGCGGCATGCGCAAACCCGGTAATGTCTCCCGGGCCAACCTGGTTTCCGAGTTCGCCATTGGTGA
This genomic window from Terriglobus albidus contains:
- a CDS encoding family 16 glycoside hydrolase, whose protein sequence is MKIVTLLAVGLLGLSTAGSAVGQTPLSLFNGTSLQGWNTQGTWTTNGGTLSGTGTGDRHALTAVPFADINLQFEYNIVTPVGAKLRLWTTSENNGGLTIDLDNTNNAAGVGGVEDLDRSSISIIPSGWHRVQIEATHGKLRVRIDDVITASPGNLGSRAGYIGFEAKGNGQFQVRNIKVTPLNLSSLFNGNDLNGWKSVSRAADAKEGMGHALQKTFSFGMAGGTTKSHDAAWKVDSGRIHGESGPGGLENGTMMEDAIVQISASVTGNNKPGTGFSSILLRNTPGQLSGGYSIGLGPFAGTIDPLVKRPPTTTTKAVDQTVIISGRTIAVWVGGNLTSVFTDTRAESANAAQGAKLSAGSMTVVLPNALDRLDLQKVSAVTLPKTFGMAAKSAPPPPPPTPPAVTQAAAAPPSAAETMILAQQQASAKKEADDEKNKSKVAGLMNQALSTNDPQQQMSYYSQVVQIDPSNAAAVQGYKEAQTKLQTTQTQQQQQQVQEQHQQQDAQNAEQQSSASLLQAQSSFLNGNFAQASTALSVAERLSPSNPMVRDLRSRISAAQSLRSRLFWLGGGVGIVALAGMVAMWIRRRRQHRYAVLEVTRGLESGKSYPLDRDLIRIGAVPQHGSQKNDIVIQDVEHAISRFHCEIARKNGQLYLTDLRSSNGTLINGEPVQPGNPALLRRGSKVTLANSVELRLTTKRRAKSEM
- a CDS encoding ATP-dependent Clp protease ATP-binding subunit, which produces MALDLSKLSDEMESGLAGARLLAEDRRQALIQPEHLLLRLIDTEDGSLKQVLLQKQINLTLLLDALSRRADQLSQQTLESGRRPLASQTLRTLLAESFKIADSHRRPSAEPIDVLEAALATGHNDLRSDFRKAGITLEDIRGTVAPASTSSRAQATVNQQPSRSDLESGTKMLDRFGRDLTAAAAAGELMPVFGRDEEVRQLIQTLLRKTKSNPVLVGDPGTGKTAIVEALAIRIASQDVPESMKRCRVVALDLMGLVAGAKYRGEFEERIKAVVDEVRLRKGEIILFLDEIHQLVGAGGTEGGMDAANILKPALARGELRCVGATTFDEYRERIEKDGALARRFERVQVGEPTDESMVYILRGIRERYAIFHGVDLTDEALHAAIKLSRRYMRDRFLPDKAIDVIDAATARLRMQLESRPTALDQQERLLTRKRAELETLRSLPRPSAAQSRQITELESEIAALEPKIAADADAWEKQRSARIELGRTAQAIEEQRRLLASAEGVGDVTRAAEIRYGTLKHLEEQRDDLEQKLQLSRESASENTLIADKVLPEHIAEVVAERSGVPASRMLESERERLVHLEDRLAERVYGQSEAIHAVSEAARRMRTDLQLKRSPASFLFVGPTGVGKTELAKALAESLFDDESALIRIDMGEYKDASSAAGLIGSRPGLVGSDEGGFLTEQVRRAPYSIVLFDEVEKGHPAILDLLLGVLDEGRLTDAKGRFCDFTNTVVLFTSNLGVRESMVAGEDNQLREKIILETVKANLRPELYNRIGQVIPFHPLGMEELRRIVETHLRKLDKKLQDDRELHLEATDSAIEFLAGLSYDPEYGARPAGRVMQREVLSPLAGILLTEDVSPGSRIHLDLSVDADQKTELLFSVEHPDAQNEESLEAAQSEQPEEVSQ
- the tssK gene encoding type VI secretion system baseplate subunit TssK, which encodes MHDIRPETDSTLTLRSVNWEHGMLLTPEHFLRQERYLESLVSWGVRYLTPGYGLIGGGIRLPETDLGTSRFDPEVALHETAEALDISVSRVRGISPSGIVIDLDAVGSISTRFNKEELAGVAEAVVYVVSNPSERLKTDGAADSFNPQMRTERVPSFRIALDVTAAELQQSVAVARIRRPATGMMFEADPQFIPSCITLAAHSELMSGARRIVESINRLASAYAELHRAMREFMVIFTERGLETEVDRDSIQFAERMVLELQNTAYDLLDRTQPPDRFFSRVRRMLHSAAIFFDIATGMQQYYDTLRETGESEFLGLLELQKHMLQQGRTIKLDANLAIEIKKSLQSLLNLEKLELALEGKYIDFRKSTAIESANFIFDRGGKVLYRLAARPARVQGIADEMTIFFSNLRLEGRDRYRLILVGDRNKPWLRGITIGAEIRINEGSGFRRESLILSGEAKLDEQFNIEIDFEAPDVPTITDLRVTVPSYHTVHTALLFTRHRFYAGNRESPEARGIDRTDLPREPAMVAATAAPVESYRRAAPIPANHRKSVTPIQPLADDAIDVQPPWMPRDSMPNSSEVNERPRRRRLE
- a CDS encoding type VI secretion system baseplate subunit TssG → MEELAHTSPVRLMPNFVTGNHAHRHSLDSALLSLQARGVSPQRITLRRVGLQATPAGTIVRQAPAPGTPLTPGTPVELDVSGTGFVHALPTGMWDSGGEREAGTREILQVVDDPLEKLRHWFYEGAPLFRIGPDAPDACARWLSLFGIDAELWPRTTWYPLASVVAQIPQLSCSENGCCFLLEVLLGLRVNSLSYRPSQSILPKEVLSRLGYRASRLGMDLLLGDGAEDLAVLQVEVGPATLVDYERFEETTEGRTLLRRVLDLILPVSTIFEVRWLVEDLRQAPRLGFAQHNARLGINTHMGMALDATPDLPTHVRAEHTSAAQETWSGASHA